From Magnolia sinica isolate HGM2019 chromosome 13, MsV1, whole genome shotgun sequence, one genomic window encodes:
- the LOC131223777 gene encoding uncharacterized protein LOC131223777: MDSESQWISQGSLQSADHALANDSPVHLPDHPEAHCILCRRIFLQDNEENEGSEAMCICRECKGMFFNDLEATVRDSHPRRLRRGRSRYRSSESIEDLFSQQFSHLINLVRQNQNTITASIPEPDTQPDGDAALAVLHRSASHTPQSRSRRWRRAPLSDNESEGVDNLDSLFGESDSNVSFGGYGPFTGESDGFSFSAYGGESDASVDAHSLLEREMFMQADDGSSMDSDTDIDPMHVGMDRWNLDDEDEDGEWEEADAEEDAADSTRVDGQIRDNNITDVSSGHMDYQIQFRFPGNSGRIRLRMQESRGTYNIPNVFANLEESEMTPPYVGNAGDYLDARGFEELLEQLAETDASRRGAPPAAASFVGSLPRVIIQKEHEKHGGLICAVCKDPLALDSEASQLPCSHLYHPSCILPWLSTRNSCPVCRYELPTDDKDYEEGKRNLGIRTDIHEIWPQRDLSEDDSSSDISSDAGAVEANESTHRRVEQGNFSEMGHAAGSSDGEGGRRHRWFFLAAAPIVSIVGIALVLWFRNPVSNRQAQCGFEGGPEHQLLPRSSGSSAGSPERRENRSRRWWSFF, translated from the coding sequence ATGGATTCAGAATCACAATGGATATCTCAAGGGTCCCTTCAGTCAGCAGATCATGCGTTGGCGAATGACAGTCCAGTTCACCTTCCTGACCATCCAGAGGCACATTGCATCCTCTGCAGAAGAATCTTTCTGCAGGATAATGAGGAGAATGAGGGTTCTGAAGCAATGTGCATATGCAGGGAATGTAAAGGTATGTTTTTCAATGATCTCGAGGCAACTGTGCGGGACTCTCATCCGAGAAGGCTGCGTAGGGGGCGATCCAGGTACAGGAGTTCTGAGTCGATCGAGGATCTGTTCTCGCAGCAGTTCTCTCACTTGATTAATCTGGTCAGGCAAAATCAAAATACCATCACAGCATCTATCCCAGAGCCTGACACCCAACCAGATGGTGATGCTGCTTTGGCAGTGCTGCATCGTTCAGCCTCTCATACGCCTCAGAGCAGGTCTAGGAGATGGCGGAGGGCGCCGCTTTCTGACAATGAAAGCGAGGGTGTAGATAATTTGGATTCTCTTTTTGGTGAGAGTGACTCCAACGTCAGTTTTGGTGGGTATGGCCCATTCACTGGTGAGAGCGATGGCTTTTCTTTCAGTGCATATGGAGGGGAGTCAGATGCTTCGGTGGATGCGCACAGTTTGCTAGAAAGGGAAATGTTCATGCAAGCAGATGATGGGAGCAGCATGGATAGCGATACGGACATTGACCCGATGCATGTGGGCATGGACCGGTGGAATTTGGATGACGAAGACGAAGATGGTGAATGGGAAGAAGCTGATGCTGAAGAAGATGCAGCTGACAGTACAAGGGTGGACGGTCAGATCAGAGATAATAACATCACTGACGTAAGTAGTGGCCACATGGACTACCAGATTCAGTTTCGATTTCCCGGGAATAGTGGTAGAATCCGCTTGAGAATGCAGGAAAGTAGGGGCACATATAATATCCCTAACGTCTTTGCTAACTTGGAGGAATCGGAGATGACACCACCTTATGTCGGGAATGCTGGTGACTACCTTGACGCAAGAGGGTTTGAAGAACTGCTTGAGCAGCTTGCAGAAACCGATGCTTCGAGGCGTGGGGCCCCTCCAGCAGCTGCATCTTTTGTCGGGAGCCTGCCACGTGTCATCATCCAAAAGGAACACGAGAAGCACGGTGGCTTGATCTGTGCGGTCTGTAAGGATCCTCTGGCCTTAGATAGTGAGGCCAGCCAGCTGCCCTGCTCACACCTCTATCACCCTTCCTGTATCTTGCCATGGTTGAGTACGAGGAATTCATGCCCAGTTTGTCGATATGAACTCCCAACGGATGACAAGGATTACGAGGAGGGGAAGCGCAACTTGGGCATTAGAACTGATATCCATGAGATCTGGCCACAGCGGGATCTAAGTGAGGACGACAGTTCATCTGATATCTCCAGTGATGCCGGGGCAGTAGAAGCGAATGAATCTACCCACAGAAGAGTGGAGCAGGGGAATTTTAGTGAAATGGGCCATGCTGCGGGCAGCTCAGATGGAGAGGGTGGTAGGAGACACAGGTGGTTTTTTCTCGCTGCAGCCCCAATTGTCAGCATTGTTGGTATTGCTTTGGTTCTGTGGTTCCGGAACCCTGTCTCCAACAGGCAGGCCCAATGTGGTTTTGAAGGAGGACCGGAGCACCAGCTGCTTCCGAGATCTTCAGGGAGCTCTGCTGGATCCCCAGAGCGTAGGGAGAACAGAAGCAGGAGATGGTGGTCTTTCTTCTGA